A region of Pyxidicoccus parkwaysis DNA encodes the following proteins:
- a CDS encoding tetratricopeptide repeat protein: protein MRPSVLLCVVWLLPLAALAQSRGVALYERGEYAQARRALESELRGSKLAERDRATARLYLAASLYELDDMDATRAQLEELARSYPDQTVDPALFPPEFVVLAAEARKRVLPERTPPPPEPKPRLEMPPPPVVKAHEAPEEPEELVSQRRARLLPEVFGFMDPIGKSVGVGGGLTYSGGTLEVGARALLGDQVGVGVQVGLVLGGDASRPHVALRATAIPGLSAYGGGPVVGVRIAMGPRFTALVDVGAEYFSVSDHENYRTLALTASAGFGFDLLSP from the coding sequence ATGAGGCCGAGCGTTTTGTTGTGCGTCGTGTGGCTGCTGCCGTTGGCGGCCCTGGCGCAGTCCCGAGGTGTCGCGCTGTACGAGCGAGGCGAGTACGCCCAGGCCCGCCGCGCGCTGGAGTCCGAGCTGCGCGGCTCGAAGCTGGCCGAGCGCGACCGCGCCACCGCGCGCCTGTACCTCGCGGCGTCGCTGTACGAGCTCGACGACATGGATGCGACGCGGGCCCAGTTGGAGGAGTTGGCGCGCAGCTACCCGGACCAGACGGTGGACCCGGCCCTCTTCCCTCCCGAGTTCGTGGTGCTGGCCGCCGAGGCCCGCAAGCGCGTCCTCCCCGAGCGCACGCCTCCTCCTCCGGAGCCGAAGCCGCGTCTGGAAATGCCACCGCCGCCTGTCGTGAAGGCGCACGAGGCCCCCGAGGAACCGGAGGAGCTCGTCTCCCAGCGCCGCGCCCGGCTGCTGCCCGAGGTGTTCGGCTTCATGGACCCGATAGGCAAGTCGGTGGGCGTGGGCGGCGGGCTGACGTACAGCGGCGGCACGCTGGAGGTGGGCGCGCGCGCGCTGCTGGGTGACCAGGTGGGCGTGGGCGTGCAGGTGGGGCTCGTGCTGGGCGGTGATGCCTCGCGGCCGCACGTGGCGCTGCGAGCCACCGCCATTCCCGGGCTGTCCGCGTACGGTGGTGGGCCGGTGGTGGGCGTGCGCATCGCCATGGGCCCGCGCTTCACCGCGCTGGTGGACGTGGGCGCGGAGTACTTCTCCGTGTCCGACCACGAGAACTACCGCACGCTCGCGCTGACGGCGTCCGCGGGCTTCGGCTTCGACTTGTTGTCTCCGTGA